TGTCAAACTGCAAGCCGGACGCGAAGGTGATTTCCTACCTGCCTGAATACGCCAAAGATGCACACGGCAATTTGATTGATCAAAACCGTCTTGTTGGTCCTGTTCGCGGTGTGGTCACTGTAGTGGCCAAGGCTGGCGAAAGTGCTGCCGCACCCAAGGTCAGTATGAGCAGTGGAGAGTCCCTGTTCAATGCGAATGGATGTGTGGCCTGTCACGGAGTGGACAACAAAAAGCTCGGCCCGTCCGTTGTGGCTGTGGCCAACAAGTATGCCGACAGGAAAGACGCCAAAGCTTACCTTGCCGGCAAAATCAAGACAGGTAGCAGCGGGGTTTGGGGCGACATGCCCATGCCCGCGCAGGCTCATCTGTCGGATGAAGACACCAATGCACTTTCTGACTGGTTTTTGTCCAGGAAGAAGTAAATCGATCGATTTTTAGGAGGAGTTAGTCAATGAACCAAAACAGACGCACCATGCTGAAAGCCTCATCTGGCATGACAGTGCTGGGCCTTGCGGTTGCCGCAGGTCTGATCAAGCCCAACGAAGTGTTTGCAGCAGCGGGTTATCCCGAGAAGGCATTCAATGCCAAGTCCATGGATGAACTGATCAAGGCACTGGGTGGCAATATGCCCACTGAAAGCAAAGACATCACCGTAGTGGCTCCCGACATTGCTGAGAACGGTGCGGTAGTTCCAGTAGGTGCCGATAGCAAATTGGCCAAAACCACAGAAATTTCCCTGCTGGTTTCCAACAACCCATCCATGATGTCAGCCCAGTTCATGATCCCGGCCGGCACCGACGCCAAGGTAAACACGCGCGTCAAAATGGGCAAGTCCAGCGACGTGTACGCGCTCGTGAAAGCCGATGGCAAGTATTACTTTGCCAAGAAAGAGGTCAAAGTGACACTCGGCGGTTGCGGCGGTTAAATCAAAAATTCAGGAGAAAAAAATGGGTGATCCAATGAAAATTCGCGCCAAGGCAAACGGCGACGAAGTGGAAGTAAAAGTATTGATGTCTCACGAAAT
The nucleotide sequence above comes from Limnobacter thiooxidans. Encoded proteins:
- the soxY gene encoding thiosulfate oxidation carrier protein SoxY, translating into MNQNRRTMLKASSGMTVLGLAVAAGLIKPNEVFAAAGYPEKAFNAKSMDELIKALGGNMPTESKDITVVAPDIAENGAVVPVGADSKLAKTTEISLLVSNNPSMMSAQFMIPAGTDAKVNTRVKMGKSSDVYALVKADGKYYFAKKEVKVTLGGCGG